A genome region from Glutamicibacter arilaitensis Re117 includes the following:
- the dinB gene encoding DNA polymerase IV encodes MTERAILHVDMDAFFVSVELRARPELVGKPVIVGFPGGRSVVLSASYDCRARGIHSAMPMSQAIPLMPEATVIEPSHHKYSLASAQIMEYFHTLTPLVEQVSIDEAFLDVTGSMRLLGGPVQIAREIRAHIRQEMGLPASVGIAKNKFIAKLASTHAKPDGMAVVAPERTEEFLHDLPVSKMWGVGKRTAAQLQALGIETVGQLAMQNEERLISRLGEHGRSLHLLSRGIDNRAVEITRDEKSISSEHTFAADITDLQVLEGELLRLSHKVGQRLRRHGKSANGVGLKIKYKDFSGITRSKALAAATDSSTKISESVLALLRKLTPLAQPVRLIGVKAERLQDFELGLQFSLDPREEKAREAERIADQIGQKFPQSIVTPARFLRPKE; translated from the coding sequence ATGACAGAGCGTGCCATCTTGCACGTCGACATGGACGCCTTTTTTGTTTCGGTGGAACTGCGCGCCCGTCCTGAACTAGTTGGCAAGCCGGTGATTGTCGGTTTTCCTGGCGGGCGAAGCGTCGTGCTGTCGGCCTCTTATGACTGCCGAGCACGTGGAATCCATTCGGCAATGCCGATGAGCCAAGCGATCCCATTGATGCCAGAAGCAACTGTGATCGAACCGAGCCACCACAAATATTCGTTGGCCTCAGCTCAAATCATGGAGTACTTCCACACCCTGACGCCACTAGTGGAGCAGGTTAGTATCGACGAAGCATTCCTGGACGTTACCGGAAGCATGCGCCTACTCGGTGGACCGGTGCAGATTGCACGGGAAATCCGAGCTCATATCCGCCAAGAGATGGGACTACCGGCCAGCGTTGGCATTGCCAAGAATAAATTCATTGCAAAGTTAGCTTCGACCCATGCCAAGCCTGACGGGATGGCTGTGGTTGCCCCGGAAAGAACCGAAGAGTTCCTTCATGATCTGCCGGTGTCGAAAATGTGGGGCGTGGGTAAGCGGACCGCTGCCCAGCTGCAGGCTTTGGGAATTGAGACCGTGGGGCAGCTTGCCATGCAGAATGAAGAAAGGCTGATTAGCCGGCTGGGGGAGCATGGTCGTTCATTGCATCTGCTTTCGCGAGGCATCGATAACCGTGCGGTGGAAATTACCCGGGACGAGAAGAGTATTTCTTCTGAGCATACGTTCGCTGCGGACATCACCGACCTGCAGGTGCTTGAAGGTGAACTTCTACGGCTGAGCCACAAGGTCGGGCAGAGGCTACGTCGACACGGCAAATCAGCTAATGGCGTCGGATTGAAGATCAAGTACAAAGACTTCTCAGGAATTACGCGCTCCAAGGCCCTGGCCGCGGCAACTGATTCATCAACGAAAATCAGTGAGTCTGTGCTGGCACTGCTACGCAAGTTGACCCCGCTGGCCCAACCGGTTCGGCTAATCGGCGTGAAAGCTGAGAGGTTGCAGGATTTCGAGTTGGGTCTGCAATTTAGCTTGGACCCACGAGAAGAAAAAGCCCGAGAGGCAGAACGCATTGCTGACCAGATAGGACAGAAGTTCCCGCAGTCCATCGTGACCCCAGCGCGTTTTCTGCGGCCCAAGGAATAA
- a CDS encoding polyprenyl synthetase family protein: MSLPHSVPALNTKPQSLSRTFTADVAQLLEEFLAAKSIEVGQITTSAVEIVNAITSLTRGGKRLRPLFAFWGYLGAGGQAEDRDIVRLGVALELFQAAALIHDDIIDNSDTRRGQPSVHKRFEAQHQELELAGSARNYGMASAILTGDLCLSLSEEVFSEISSLTAQARTIFNQMRTQVMAGQYLDVLEESAGPAYDPKEAVKRARTIVRFKSAKYSTENPFLLGGALAGASESLMEHYSAFALPLGEAFQLRDDVLGVFGDPEITGKPTGGDLLEGKRTELIAHALLLSSPEEQDFIQTRLGAVDLGKEEVLRLSSILRESGALAATEQSISDLTAQSDLALSTLQVTPLAHAGLQQLSNAVTKRSK; this comes from the coding sequence ATGTCGCTGCCTCATTCCGTGCCGGCCCTCAACACTAAACCCCAGAGCTTGAGCCGAACTTTTACTGCTGACGTTGCGCAGTTGTTAGAGGAATTTCTGGCCGCGAAAAGTATTGAGGTTGGACAGATCACCACTAGTGCTGTCGAAATCGTCAATGCAATCACTTCCCTGACTCGTGGTGGCAAGCGACTGCGCCCGCTCTTCGCCTTTTGGGGTTACCTTGGAGCTGGCGGCCAGGCCGAAGATCGCGACATCGTTCGCCTCGGTGTGGCTTTGGAACTGTTCCAAGCCGCTGCATTGATCCACGATGACATCATCGATAATTCAGATACCCGTCGTGGCCAGCCAAGTGTCCACAAGCGCTTCGAAGCCCAGCATCAGGAACTGGAACTTGCAGGAAGCGCGCGGAACTACGGCATGGCCAGCGCGATCCTTACCGGCGACTTATGCCTCTCACTGAGCGAGGAAGTATTCTCTGAGATTTCCTCTCTCACTGCTCAGGCCCGGACGATCTTTAACCAAATGCGTACGCAGGTGATGGCCGGACAGTACCTCGACGTTCTAGAAGAGTCTGCTGGCCCTGCCTACGATCCGAAGGAAGCGGTTAAACGAGCGCGCACCATTGTGCGTTTCAAGTCCGCGAAGTACTCCACCGAGAATCCATTCTTACTCGGTGGTGCTCTTGCCGGGGCAAGCGAATCACTCATGGAGCATTACTCAGCCTTTGCGCTTCCATTGGGTGAGGCGTTCCAATTGCGCGATGACGTTCTGGGCGTTTTTGGGGATCCAGAAATCACTGGTAAGCCAACCGGTGGAGATCTTCTGGAAGGCAAGCGCACCGAATTGATAGCTCACGCGCTCTTGCTCTCAAGCCCCGAGGAACAGGACTTTATTCAAACACGCCTCGGCGCTGTGGACCTTGGCAAGGAAGAAGTGCTGCGGCTAAGCAGCATTCTGCGCGAAAGCGGCGCGTTGGCTGCAACCGAGCAGAGCATCAGTGATTTGACCGCACAGTCAGATCTGGCGCTCAGTACGCTGCAAGTCACTCCGTTGGCTCATGCCGGACTGCAGCAACTGAGCAACGCCGTGACCAAGAGAAGCAAATAA
- a CDS encoding Rv2175c family DNA-binding protein: protein MKETVELVGQWLTLPDVAEELDVDIRRVHRLLDERAIVSLRIGPRNVRSIPADFLQDGVVVESLKGTLSVLLDSGYSDEESIVWLFTDDESLPGTPMNALRTGRKTEIRRRAQALGW, encoded by the coding sequence GTGAAGGAAACCGTAGAACTCGTTGGCCAATGGCTGACCCTGCCCGATGTGGCCGAAGAATTAGATGTAGATATCCGCCGCGTGCACCGACTGCTGGACGAACGAGCCATCGTGTCGTTGAGAATCGGACCTCGCAATGTGCGTTCCATTCCGGCAGATTTTCTCCAAGACGGAGTTGTAGTGGAAAGCCTGAAGGGTACCCTGTCGGTCCTTTTGGACTCGGGATATTCTGACGAAGAATCGATCGTTTGGCTGTTCACAGACGATGAATCGCTCCCGGGCACCCCAATGAATGCCTTGCGCACTGGACGTAAAACTGAAATTCGTCGCCGGGCGCAGGCCCTGGGCTGGTAG
- a CDS encoding lytic transglycosylase domain-containing protein, which yields MPHESKHASKHALGVVAGAAIPAAVIGSLALAPAAQAAPTTVPNTSGSFAKAVTPETIKVAEDQIKAHLIASRVSTLGLPAKRDVTEIKIPAGASLWSIAQEYDTTASALKKLNNLKSDSIIAGKTLKVSGKASKSTTKSSSSTSATYTVKNGDTLGGIANKHDMSLSELLSKNDISASKVIFPGNKLKVKGSASSSSNSAKSQKTSSSSGSSSYTVKNGDTLGSIAIKHNMSLSSLLSKNDISASKVIFPGEKIKVSGSSSSSSSSKSSQKKSSSSASSSYTVKSGDTLSGIASKHGMSLSELLKANDISASKPIFPGSKIKVSGGSSSSSSSSKSTAKPKAKTSTYTVKSGDTLSGIATSHDMKLASLLNLNPDYSASSPLKIGAKLKVSGSSVAPSGQVKKQKIGNTFAGRTYADHVVKDANSNKDYLDSTSVPSRGEMQALIRSTAKSMGVDPALALAHAYQESSFNMRAVSPANAVGAMQVLPSTGDWIASVIGQDLNVLNPRDNVVAGVAVIAYNLDNTDNLDDAIASYYQGLAGVRNNGMYEDTKHYVASIKAHMKNYR from the coding sequence ATGCCCCACGAATCCAAACATGCTTCCAAGCATGCGTTAGGCGTTGTAGCAGGCGCGGCCATTCCCGCAGCGGTCATTGGTAGCCTCGCGCTGGCCCCGGCCGCGCAGGCAGCTCCTACGACTGTTCCTAACACCTCGGGCAGCTTTGCCAAGGCGGTAACTCCAGAGACCATCAAGGTTGCTGAGGACCAGATCAAAGCCCACCTGATTGCTTCGCGTGTATCGACTCTTGGTTTGCCCGCTAAGCGAGACGTCACGGAAATCAAGATCCCTGCAGGCGCATCCCTATGGAGCATTGCACAGGAGTACGACACCACTGCGTCTGCTCTGAAGAAGCTCAATAATCTTAAGAGCGATTCAATCATTGCCGGCAAGACCCTCAAGGTCTCCGGAAAAGCCTCGAAGAGCACGACCAAGTCCAGCTCTTCAACCTCCGCTACTTACACCGTCAAGAATGGTGATACTCTCGGCGGCATTGCCAACAAGCACGACATGAGCTTGTCGGAACTGCTGAGCAAGAATGACATCTCCGCCAGCAAGGTGATTTTCCCGGGCAATAAGCTCAAGGTCAAGGGTTCAGCATCGAGCTCCAGCAATTCCGCGAAGTCGCAGAAGACTTCCTCCTCTTCGGGCTCCTCCAGCTACACCGTGAAGAACGGTGACACGCTTGGAAGCATCGCGATCAAGCACAACATGAGCCTGTCTTCGCTGCTGAGCAAGAACGATATCTCGGCCAGCAAGGTGATCTTCCCTGGAGAGAAGATCAAGGTCAGCGGTTCTTCGTCTTCGAGCTCTTCGTCAAAGTCCTCGCAGAAGAAGTCTTCATCTTCGGCTTCTTCCAGCTACACGGTGAAGTCCGGCGATACGCTCAGCGGCATTGCTTCCAAGCACGGTATGAGCCTGTCTGAGTTGCTGAAGGCCAACGATATCTCGGCAAGCAAGCCGATCTTCCCAGGCAGCAAGATCAAGGTTTCAGGCGGATCATCGTCATCGAGCTCTTCCTCGAAGAGCACGGCGAAGCCCAAGGCCAAGACTTCGACCTACACTGTCAAGTCAGGCGATACCCTCAGTGGCATCGCTACCAGCCACGATATGAAGTTGGCTTCGTTGCTGAATCTGAACCCGGACTACAGCGCAAGCTCGCCGCTGAAGATCGGGGCAAAGCTGAAGGTCTCCGGATCTTCCGTGGCACCGTCGGGCCAGGTCAAGAAGCAGAAGATTGGCAACACCTTTGCCGGTCGCACCTACGCTGATCATGTAGTGAAGGACGCGAATTCGAACAAGGATTACCTTGACTCGACCAGCGTTCCTAGCCGCGGCGAGATGCAGGCTCTGATCCGTTCGACCGCTAAGAGCATGGGCGTCGACCCAGCTTTGGCTTTGGCTCATGCGTATCAGGAATCCAGTTTCAACATGCGTGCGGTCTCCCCTGCTAACGCTGTTGGCGCCATGCAGGTACTGCCAAGCACCGGTGATTGGATTGCATCGGTTATCGGCCAGGACCTGAACGTGCTGAACCCACGCGATAACGTTGTCGCTGGTGTCGCAGTTATTGCCTACAACTTGGATAACACCGACAACCTGGATGATGCCATTGCATCGTACTACCAGGGTCTGGCCGGAGTCCGAAACAACGGCATGTACGAGGACACCAAGCACTATGTGGCCAGCATCAAGGCTCACATGAAGAACTACCGCTAA
- a CDS encoding sensor histidine kinase, whose protein sequence is MALITEELRQRAALAPGDEDWLHLLVGDWQLVSDLAFADLVLWFPTGDGSYTALAHVRPSTSHTAFHSDFVGERIRKDLRIMVDRAWETKQVQRSAEQAGKDIIMGLTTVQAIPLVRQNVPVAVITSHFDPNQSRTPSNLELVYRQSADDLLQMGTQGLWPDFASPTGSRRGAPRVGDGFIRLSIDGAVEFASPNAVSAFRRLGAADVLQGQPLADLTMALVSDRRVVDETLPLVLQGKMPWRTEVEHRGVTLSLRAIPLRNESKRWGALVLCRDVTELRRREKELVTKDATIREIHHRVKNNLQTVAALLRMQSRRMSSADGKQGLEQAMRRVSTIASVHDFLSKGLNETVKFDDLMDRQFRLIVEIASPEQRVSTRREGEFGMLDADLATPLSLVINELVTNAVEHGLAQRDGEVALVAERYKGADSMDWLRVVIEDDGHGLPEEPRREGLGLQIVRTLVTSELSGEIRWLQGEKGGTKVVIDMPLDLDRRGS, encoded by the coding sequence ATGGCCCTCATCACTGAAGAACTACGTCAACGTGCTGCACTAGCGCCCGGTGATGAGGATTGGCTCCACCTCCTGGTGGGGGACTGGCAACTAGTCTCGGATTTAGCATTCGCAGACCTGGTGCTCTGGTTCCCCACCGGGGACGGTTCCTATACCGCGTTGGCCCACGTGCGCCCTTCCACCTCGCATACTGCATTCCACAGCGACTTCGTGGGAGAACGGATCCGCAAGGATCTGCGCATCATGGTGGACCGTGCGTGGGAAACTAAACAAGTGCAACGCTCGGCTGAACAAGCCGGCAAAGATATCATCATGGGACTGACCACGGTGCAGGCGATTCCATTGGTGCGCCAGAACGTACCCGTCGCGGTCATTACTTCCCACTTTGACCCAAATCAATCCCGTACTCCTTCCAATCTTGAATTGGTCTACCGCCAAAGCGCCGATGACCTTTTGCAGATGGGCACCCAAGGACTCTGGCCAGACTTCGCCAGTCCTACCGGCTCTCGTCGTGGTGCACCACGCGTAGGCGATGGATTCATCCGCCTCAGCATTGATGGCGCCGTTGAATTTGCCAGCCCCAATGCGGTCTCCGCGTTCCGCCGGCTCGGTGCCGCCGATGTCCTCCAAGGCCAGCCGCTGGCTGATCTGACGATGGCTCTGGTCAGTGATCGTCGTGTCGTGGATGAAACCCTTCCCCTGGTGCTCCAAGGCAAGATGCCATGGCGCACTGAAGTAGAGCACCGCGGGGTCACGTTGTCTCTGCGTGCAATACCATTGCGCAACGAATCAAAACGCTGGGGCGCACTGGTGTTGTGCCGAGATGTGACTGAGCTTCGCCGCCGGGAAAAAGAACTGGTCACCAAGGACGCGACGATCAGGGAAATCCATCACCGGGTCAAGAACAACCTGCAGACCGTCGCTGCGCTCCTGCGCATGCAGTCACGTCGGATGAGCTCAGCAGATGGCAAACAGGGCCTGGAACAGGCCATGCGGCGCGTGTCGACCATCGCCTCGGTTCACGACTTCTTGTCCAAGGGACTGAACGAGACCGTGAAATTCGATGACCTGATGGATCGCCAGTTCCGCTTGATCGTGGAAATTGCTTCTCCTGAACAACGTGTCTCGACTCGTCGTGAAGGCGAATTCGGAATGCTCGACGCGGATTTGGCTACTCCACTCTCACTGGTCATCAACGAATTGGTGACCAACGCCGTAGAACACGGATTGGCGCAGCGCGATGGTGAAGTTGCCCTGGTTGCCGAACGATACAAGGGCGCAGACAGCATGGATTGGCTACGCGTTGTCATCGAGGACGATGGCCACGGGCTGCCGGAAGAGCCACGCCGCGAGGGACTCGGGCTGCAGATTGTGCGCACCTTGGTTACCAGCGAGCTCTCGGGTGAGATCCGTTGGCTGCAGGGGGAGAAGGGCGGGACAAAGGTTGTTATCGATATGCCTTTGGACTTAGACCGCCGTGGCTCGTAA